In Ovis aries strain OAR_USU_Benz2616 breed Rambouillet chromosome 13, ARS-UI_Ramb_v3.0, whole genome shotgun sequence, the following are encoded in one genomic region:
- the TRMT6 gene encoding tRNA (adenine(58)-N(1))-methyltransferase non-catalytic subunit TRM6 isoform X2 produces the protein MITVVKPSTRILSVMYYAREPGKINHMRYDTLAQMLTLGNIRAGNKMIVMETCAGLVLGAMMERMGGFGSIIQLYPGGGPVRAATACFGFPKSFLSGLYEFPLNKVDSLLNGTFSAEMLSSEPKDNASVEESNGTLEGKQTSEQENEDSIAEAPESNHPEEQERMEIVSQDPDYKEPKDSGSKKDYIQEKQRRQEEQKKRHLEAAALLSERNADGLIVASRFHPTPLLLSLLDFVAPSRPFVVYCQYKEPLLECYTKLRERGGVINLRLSETWLRNYQVLPDRSHPKLLMSGGGGYLLSGFTVAMDNLKADPSLKSSTSTLESHKTEEPAAKKRKCPESDS, from the exons ATGATTACTGTTGTGAAGCCGTCCACCCGTATTCTTTCAGTTATGTATTATGCAAGAGAACCTGGAAAAATTAA cCACATGAGATATGATACACTCGCCCAGATGTTGACATTGGGAAATATCCGTGCTGGCAATAAAATGATTGTGATGGAGACGTGTGCCGGCTTGGTGCTGGGTGCAATGATGGAACGAATGGGAG gTTTTGGCTCCATTATTCAGCTGTATCCTGGAGGTGGACCTGTTCGGGCAGCAACAGCATGTTTTGGTTTTCCAAAATCTTTCCTCAGTGGTCTTTATGAATTCCCCCTCAACAAAGTGGACAGTCTCTTAAATGGAACATTTTCTGCTGAGATGTTGTCTTCAGAGCCGAAAGACAATgcttcagttgaagaaagtaaCGGCACACTGGAGGGAAAACAGACTTCTGAACAAGAGAATGAAGATAGCATAGCAGAGGCCCCAGAGAGCAATCACCCAGAAGAACAAGAAAGAATGGAAATTGTCTCTCAAGATCCAGACTATAAGGAGCCTAAAGACAGTGGAAGTAAAAAGGATTAT attcaggaaaagcagaggaggcaagaagaacagaagaaaagacaTTTAGAGGCTGCTGCtctgctgagtgaaagaaatGCAGATGG GTTAATTGTAGCTAGTCGTTTCCATCCCACTCCACTGCTGCTGTCTTTGCTGGACTTTGTGGCTCCTTCAAGGCCATTCGTGGTCTACTGTCAGTATAAAGAG CCTCTGTTGGAGTGCTACACAAAACTTAGGGAAAGAGGAGGGGTCATCAACCTCAGGCTGTCTGAAACTTGGCTCAGAAATTACCAG GTTTTGCCGGATCGAAGTCATCCGAAACTACTGATGAGCGGAGGTGGAGGGTACCTTCTCTCAGGCTTCACTGTTGCCATGGACAACCTTAAAGCAGACCCCAGTCTCAAATCTAGCACCAGCACTTTAGAATCTCACAAGACTGAAGAGCCAGCAGCTAAAAAACGGAAATGCCCAGAATCTGActcttaa
- the TRMT6 gene encoding tRNA (adenine(58)-N(1))-methyltransferase non-catalytic subunit TRM6 isoform X1 translates to MESSEEQPGPQPQYPGNHCIRDGDFVVLKREDVFKAVQVQRRKKVTFEKQWFYLDNVIGHSYGTTFEVTNGGSLQPKKKKEEPTSETKEAGTDNRNIIDDGKSQKLTQDDIKALKDKGIKGEEIVQQLIENSTTFRDKTEFAQDKYIKKKKKKYEAMITVVKPSTRILSVMYYAREPGKINHMRYDTLAQMLTLGNIRAGNKMIVMETCAGLVLGAMMERMGGFGSIIQLYPGGGPVRAATACFGFPKSFLSGLYEFPLNKVDSLLNGTFSAEMLSSEPKDNASVEESNGTLEGKQTSEQENEDSIAEAPESNHPEEQERMEIVSQDPDYKEPKDSGSKKDYIQEKQRRQEEQKKRHLEAAALLSERNADGLIVASRFHPTPLLLSLLDFVAPSRPFVVYCQYKEPLLECYTKLRERGGVINLRLSETWLRNYQVLPDRSHPKLLMSGGGGYLLSGFTVAMDNLKADPSLKSSTSTLESHKTEEPAAKKRKCPESDS, encoded by the exons ATGGAGAGCTCTGAGGAGCAACCAGGCCCACAGCCACAATATCCCGGGAATCACTGCATCCGCGACGGCGACTTCGTGGTGCTGAAACGGGAAGATGTGTTTAAAGCAGTGCAAGTCCAGCGGAGAAA GAAAGTAACTTTTGAAAAACAGTGGTTCTATCTGGATAACGTCATTGGCCATAGTTATGGAACCACATTTGAAGTGACCAATGGAGGAAGTCTTCAGcctaagaagaagaaagaagagcctACTTCAG AAACCAAAGAAGCGGGCACTGATAATCGAAATATAATTGATGATGGAAAATCTCAGAAACTTACTCAAGATGACATAAAAGCTTTAAAGGATAAAGGCATTAAAGGCGAG GAAATAGTTCAGCAATTAATTGAAAATAGTACAACATTCCGAGACAAGACAGAATTTGctcaagataaatatataaaaaagaagaaaaagaa ATATGAAGCCATGATTACTGTTGTGAAGCCGTCCACCCGTATTCTTTCAGTTATGTATTATGCAAGAGAACCTGGAAAAATTAA cCACATGAGATATGATACACTCGCCCAGATGTTGACATTGGGAAATATCCGTGCTGGCAATAAAATGATTGTGATGGAGACGTGTGCCGGCTTGGTGCTGGGTGCAATGATGGAACGAATGGGAG gTTTTGGCTCCATTATTCAGCTGTATCCTGGAGGTGGACCTGTTCGGGCAGCAACAGCATGTTTTGGTTTTCCAAAATCTTTCCTCAGTGGTCTTTATGAATTCCCCCTCAACAAAGTGGACAGTCTCTTAAATGGAACATTTTCTGCTGAGATGTTGTCTTCAGAGCCGAAAGACAATgcttcagttgaagaaagtaaCGGCACACTGGAGGGAAAACAGACTTCTGAACAAGAGAATGAAGATAGCATAGCAGAGGCCCCAGAGAGCAATCACCCAGAAGAACAAGAAAGAATGGAAATTGTCTCTCAAGATCCAGACTATAAGGAGCCTAAAGACAGTGGAAGTAAAAAGGATTAT attcaggaaaagcagaggaggcaagaagaacagaagaaaagacaTTTAGAGGCTGCTGCtctgctgagtgaaagaaatGCAGATGG GTTAATTGTAGCTAGTCGTTTCCATCCCACTCCACTGCTGCTGTCTTTGCTGGACTTTGTGGCTCCTTCAAGGCCATTCGTGGTCTACTGTCAGTATAAAGAG CCTCTGTTGGAGTGCTACACAAAACTTAGGGAAAGAGGAGGGGTCATCAACCTCAGGCTGTCTGAAACTTGGCTCAGAAATTACCAG GTTTTGCCGGATCGAAGTCATCCGAAACTACTGATGAGCGGAGGTGGAGGGTACCTTCTCTCAGGCTTCACTGTTGCCATGGACAACCTTAAAGCAGACCCCAGTCTCAAATCTAGCACCAGCACTTTAGAATCTCACAAGACTGAAGAGCCAGCAGCTAAAAAACGGAAATGCCCAGAATCTGActcttaa